A genomic segment from Nicotiana sylvestris chromosome 1, ASM39365v2, whole genome shotgun sequence encodes:
- the LOC104224767 gene encoding uncharacterized protein isoform X5, which translates to MATAKMSRGLVMLTFTVVAIVLCSHRLATAEEQVQLADVNKGANSTTSPWTLFVPSATDNCLKIYNCARYATTSCITECCALFPFSTMPIRNCICWRLAEHVNKEAFTALQKYCGFKNPCPHKQEMKQLEEVVETSKAMDNKSSCNQQLQEQPTCCAKDKEKIKNCMLNTASIDQCCPTFSIMLGRNCDCYNYAKDLDNQALITLESYCDVTNPCRSAQVM; encoded by the exons ATGGCGACGGCGAAAATGAGCAGAGGGTTGGTGATGCTCACCTTTACGGTGGTCGCAATCGTACTTTGCAGTCACCGGCTGGCGACGGCTGAAGAG CAGGTGCAATTAGCAGATGTCAACAAGGGCGCCAATAGCACCACATCACCATGGACATTATTTGTACCTAGTGCAACTGATAATTGCTTGAAAATCTACAATTGCGCGAGGTACGCAACTACCAGTTGCATAACCGAATGCTGCGCGTTATTCCCCTTCAGTACTATGCCTATACGAAATTGCATTTGCTGGCGTTTGGCCGAGCATGTGAATAAAGAAGCGTTTACTGCTCTTCAAAAATATTGTGGCTTCAAGAATCCTTGTCCACATAAGCAA GAAATGAAGCAGCTGGAAGAGGTGGTTGAAACTAGCAAGGCCATGGACAACAAGAGTAGTTGCAACCAACAACTGCAAGAACAGCCAACTTGTTGTGCAAAGGataaagaaaagataaagaaTTGCATGTTGAACACTGCTTCCATAGACCAATGTTGCCCAACATTCAGTATTATGCTTGGCCGTAACTGCGACTGCTATAATTACGCCAAGGATTTAGACAATCAAGCTCTCATCACACTTGAGAGTTACTGTGATGTCACCAATCCATGCAGGAGTGCTCAA GTGATGTAG
- the LOC104224767 gene encoding uncharacterized protein isoform X3, producing MATAKMSRGLVMLTFTVVAIVLCSHRLATAEEVQLADVNKGANSTTSPWTLFVPSATDNCLKIYNCARYATTSCITECCALFPFSTMPIRNCICWRLAEHVNKEAFTALQKYCGFKNPCPHKQVSFPPSLLEMKQLEEVVETSKAMDNKSSCNQQLQEQPTCCAKDKEKIKNCMLNTASIDQCCPTFSIMLGRNCDCYNYAKDLDNQALITLESYCDVTNPCRSAQVM from the exons ATGGCGACGGCGAAAATGAGCAGAGGGTTGGTGATGCTCACCTTTACGGTGGTCGCAATCGTACTTTGCAGTCACCGGCTGGCGACGGCTGAAGAG GTGCAATTAGCAGATGTCAACAAGGGCGCCAATAGCACCACATCACCATGGACATTATTTGTACCTAGTGCAACTGATAATTGCTTGAAAATCTACAATTGCGCGAGGTACGCAACTACCAGTTGCATAACCGAATGCTGCGCGTTATTCCCCTTCAGTACTATGCCTATACGAAATTGCATTTGCTGGCGTTTGGCCGAGCATGTGAATAAAGAAGCGTTTACTGCTCTTCAAAAATATTGTGGCTTCAAGAATCCTTGTCCACATAAGCAAGTTAGTTTTCCGCCTTCTTTGCTT GAAATGAAGCAGCTGGAAGAGGTGGTTGAAACTAGCAAGGCCATGGACAACAAGAGTAGTTGCAACCAACAACTGCAAGAACAGCCAACTTGTTGTGCAAAGGataaagaaaagataaagaaTTGCATGTTGAACACTGCTTCCATAGACCAATGTTGCCCAACATTCAGTATTATGCTTGGCCGTAACTGCGACTGCTATAATTACGCCAAGGATTTAGACAATCAAGCTCTCATCACACTTGAGAGTTACTGTGATGTCACCAATCCATGCAGGAGTGCTCAA GTGATGTAG
- the LOC104224766 gene encoding uncharacterized protein — protein sequence MRRGLVMLSLMVAAVILCNHRSATAEEEQQVELAEVSKSNTWPWTLSVPSENNDGCHEIFKCMVYPNRSCITECCKSYPFSLFPTKFCVCWWRAEHVNKRAFTALQEYCGFKQYVVCPRMQEINMQQEVDEAIKAIDNKLSSRSNQLMPDACCEKDKQKIKSCMLNTTSSEQCCPTFRAMIGVNCNCYNYAQDLDNQLLIVIESLCDVPNPCNKKAQVM from the exons ATGAGGAGAGGTTTGGTGATGCTCAGCTTGATGGTGGCTGCTGTTATACTTTGCAATCACCGGTCGGCTACGGCAGAAGAG GAGCAGCAAGTGGAATTAGCAGAAGTGAGCAAGAGTAACACATGGCCATGGACACTATCTGTACCCAGCGAGAATAATGATGGTTGCCATGAAATCTTCAAATGCATGGTGTACCCAAATAGAAGCTGCATAACCGAATGTTGCAAGTCATACCCCTTCAGTCTTTTCCCAACCAAATTTTGCGTTTGCTGGTGGAGAGCCGAGCATGTGAATAAACGAGCTTTTACTGCTCTGCAAGAATATTGTGGCTTCAAGCAGTATGTTGTTTGTCCCCGTATGCAA GAAATCAACATGCAGCAAGAGGTGGACGAAGCTATAAAGGCCATAGACAACAAGCTGAGTAGTCGTAGCAACCAGCTGATGCCGGATGCTTGTTGTgaaaaagataaacaaaagataaagagTTGCATGTTAAACACAACTTCCAGTGAACAATGTTGCCCAACATTCAGAGCAATGATTGGCGTTAACTGCAATTGCTACAATTACGCCCAGGATTTAGACAATCAACTTCTCATCGTAATTGAGAGTTTATGTGATGTCCCCAATCCATGCAACAAGAAAGCTCAA GTGATGTAG
- the LOC104224767 gene encoding uncharacterized protein isoform X6 yields MATAKMSRGLVMLTFTVVAIVLCSHRLATAEEEMKQLEEVVETSKAMDNKSSCNQQLQEQPTCCAKDKEKIKNCMLNTASIDQCCPTFSIMLGRNCDCYNYAKDLDNQALITLESYCDVTNPCRSAQVM; encoded by the exons ATGGCGACGGCGAAAATGAGCAGAGGGTTGGTGATGCTCACCTTTACGGTGGTCGCAATCGTACTTTGCAGTCACCGGCTGGCGACGGCTGAAGAG GAAATGAAGCAGCTGGAAGAGGTGGTTGAAACTAGCAAGGCCATGGACAACAAGAGTAGTTGCAACCAACAACTGCAAGAACAGCCAACTTGTTGTGCAAAGGataaagaaaagataaagaaTTGCATGTTGAACACTGCTTCCATAGACCAATGTTGCCCAACATTCAGTATTATGCTTGGCCGTAACTGCGACTGCTATAATTACGCCAAGGATTTAGACAATCAAGCTCTCATCACACTTGAGAGTTACTGTGATGTCACCAATCCATGCAGGAGTGCTCAA GTGATGTAG
- the LOC104224767 gene encoding uncharacterized protein isoform X2, with protein sequence MATAKMSRGLVMLTFTVVAIVLCSHRLATAEEQVQLADVNKGANSTTSPWTLFVPSATDNCLKIYNCARYATTSCITECCALFPFSTMPIRNCICWRLAEHVNKEAFTALQKYCGFKNPCPHKQVSFPPSLLEMKQLEEVVETSKAMDNKSSCNQQLQEQPTCCAKDKEKIKNCMLNTASIDQCCPTFSIMLGRNCDCYNYAKDLDNQALITLESYCDVTNPCRSAQVM encoded by the exons ATGGCGACGGCGAAAATGAGCAGAGGGTTGGTGATGCTCACCTTTACGGTGGTCGCAATCGTACTTTGCAGTCACCGGCTGGCGACGGCTGAAGAG CAGGTGCAATTAGCAGATGTCAACAAGGGCGCCAATAGCACCACATCACCATGGACATTATTTGTACCTAGTGCAACTGATAATTGCTTGAAAATCTACAATTGCGCGAGGTACGCAACTACCAGTTGCATAACCGAATGCTGCGCGTTATTCCCCTTCAGTACTATGCCTATACGAAATTGCATTTGCTGGCGTTTGGCCGAGCATGTGAATAAAGAAGCGTTTACTGCTCTTCAAAAATATTGTGGCTTCAAGAATCCTTGTCCACATAAGCAAGTTAGTTTTCCGCCTTCTTTGCTT GAAATGAAGCAGCTGGAAGAGGTGGTTGAAACTAGCAAGGCCATGGACAACAAGAGTAGTTGCAACCAACAACTGCAAGAACAGCCAACTTGTTGTGCAAAGGataaagaaaagataaagaaTTGCATGTTGAACACTGCTTCCATAGACCAATGTTGCCCAACATTCAGTATTATGCTTGGCCGTAACTGCGACTGCTATAATTACGCCAAGGATTTAGACAATCAAGCTCTCATCACACTTGAGAGTTACTGTGATGTCACCAATCCATGCAGGAGTGCTCAA GTGATGTAG
- the LOC104224767 gene encoding uncharacterized protein isoform X1 codes for MATAKMSRGLVMLTFTVVAIVLCSHRLATAEEQQVQLADVNKGANSTTSPWTLFVPSATDNCLKIYNCARYATTSCITECCALFPFSTMPIRNCICWRLAEHVNKEAFTALQKYCGFKNPCPHKQVSFPPSLLEMKQLEEVVETSKAMDNKSSCNQQLQEQPTCCAKDKEKIKNCMLNTASIDQCCPTFSIMLGRNCDCYNYAKDLDNQALITLESYCDVTNPCRSAQVM; via the exons ATGGCGACGGCGAAAATGAGCAGAGGGTTGGTGATGCTCACCTTTACGGTGGTCGCAATCGTACTTTGCAGTCACCGGCTGGCGACGGCTGAAGAG CAGCAGGTGCAATTAGCAGATGTCAACAAGGGCGCCAATAGCACCACATCACCATGGACATTATTTGTACCTAGTGCAACTGATAATTGCTTGAAAATCTACAATTGCGCGAGGTACGCAACTACCAGTTGCATAACCGAATGCTGCGCGTTATTCCCCTTCAGTACTATGCCTATACGAAATTGCATTTGCTGGCGTTTGGCCGAGCATGTGAATAAAGAAGCGTTTACTGCTCTTCAAAAATATTGTGGCTTCAAGAATCCTTGTCCACATAAGCAAGTTAGTTTTCCGCCTTCTTTGCTT GAAATGAAGCAGCTGGAAGAGGTGGTTGAAACTAGCAAGGCCATGGACAACAAGAGTAGTTGCAACCAACAACTGCAAGAACAGCCAACTTGTTGTGCAAAGGataaagaaaagataaagaaTTGCATGTTGAACACTGCTTCCATAGACCAATGTTGCCCAACATTCAGTATTATGCTTGGCCGTAACTGCGACTGCTATAATTACGCCAAGGATTTAGACAATCAAGCTCTCATCACACTTGAGAGTTACTGTGATGTCACCAATCCATGCAGGAGTGCTCAA GTGATGTAG
- the LOC104224767 gene encoding uncharacterized protein isoform X4, with amino-acid sequence MATAKMSRGLVMLTFTVVAIVLCSHRLATAEEQQVQLADVNKGANSTTSPWTLFVPSATDNCLKIYNCARYATTSCITECCALFPFSTMPIRNCICWRLAEHVNKEAFTALQKYCGFKNPCPHKQEMKQLEEVVETSKAMDNKSSCNQQLQEQPTCCAKDKEKIKNCMLNTASIDQCCPTFSIMLGRNCDCYNYAKDLDNQALITLESYCDVTNPCRSAQVM; translated from the exons ATGGCGACGGCGAAAATGAGCAGAGGGTTGGTGATGCTCACCTTTACGGTGGTCGCAATCGTACTTTGCAGTCACCGGCTGGCGACGGCTGAAGAG CAGCAGGTGCAATTAGCAGATGTCAACAAGGGCGCCAATAGCACCACATCACCATGGACATTATTTGTACCTAGTGCAACTGATAATTGCTTGAAAATCTACAATTGCGCGAGGTACGCAACTACCAGTTGCATAACCGAATGCTGCGCGTTATTCCCCTTCAGTACTATGCCTATACGAAATTGCATTTGCTGGCGTTTGGCCGAGCATGTGAATAAAGAAGCGTTTACTGCTCTTCAAAAATATTGTGGCTTCAAGAATCCTTGTCCACATAAGCAA GAAATGAAGCAGCTGGAAGAGGTGGTTGAAACTAGCAAGGCCATGGACAACAAGAGTAGTTGCAACCAACAACTGCAAGAACAGCCAACTTGTTGTGCAAAGGataaagaaaagataaagaaTTGCATGTTGAACACTGCTTCCATAGACCAATGTTGCCCAACATTCAGTATTATGCTTGGCCGTAACTGCGACTGCTATAATTACGCCAAGGATTTAGACAATCAAGCTCTCATCACACTTGAGAGTTACTGTGATGTCACCAATCCATGCAGGAGTGCTCAA GTGATGTAG